One genomic segment of Chrysiogenia bacterium includes these proteins:
- a CDS encoding TetR/AcrR family transcriptional regulator → MPQVKTQARRDEILKAATKVFADKGYHETGIADIAAEMGSGHGTFYRYFKNKRDIFVHVIQEAADQITKGLMMEPPRLASTVAEYRDQVARWGDLFFELFASSMDRAKLLIQEAPAVDEEMRQMVLRLWELGGSLTEAYLVNGKKRGFLRENLDTNLTAKAINAMAMGGMLEVLYAEDPTAVKDRWRDAVVALVFDGISATDGNNP, encoded by the coding sequence GTGCCCCAGGTAAAGACACAGGCCCGCAGGGACGAGATTTTGAAGGCCGCGACCAAGGTATTCGCCGACAAGGGCTACCACGAGACCGGCATCGCCGACATTGCCGCCGAGATGGGCTCTGGCCACGGCACGTTCTACCGCTACTTCAAGAACAAGCGCGACATCTTCGTCCACGTCATTCAGGAAGCGGCCGACCAGATCACCAAAGGGCTGATGATGGAGCCCCCCCGGCTGGCCAGCACGGTTGCCGAGTACCGCGACCAGGTCGCCCGCTGGGGCGATCTGTTCTTTGAACTCTTTGCGAGCAGCATGGACCGCGCGAAGCTGCTCATTCAGGAAGCGCCCGCCGTCGACGAAGAGATGCGCCAGATGGTGCTGCGCCTGTGGGAACTGGGCGGCTCGCTCACCGAGGCCTACCTGGTCAACGGCAAGAAGCGCGGCTTCCTGCGCGAGAATCTCGACACGAACCTCACCGCCAAGGCCATCAACGCGATGGCAATGGGCGGCATGCTCGAAGTCCTCTACGCCGAAGATCCAACCGCCGTGAAAGACCGCTGGCGCGACGCAGTCGTCGCGCTCGTTTTCGACGGAATTTCCGCGACGGATGGAAACAATCCGTAG